The DNA window CGCCGACGCGGTCGTCACACTGCTCGCCTGCCTCCGCACCGGGGCGGTCCACTGCCCGCTGTCGCCATCGGATCCGCCGGCCCGGCTTGACCTGCTGCTGCGCCGTCTGGAACCGGCCCTCGTCCTCACCTCGGCCGAGCACCCCGTGGCGGTCCCCGACGGTATGCCGACCGCCACGGTGGACGCACCGGAGCTGCCGAAGGCGCACGCCGCCCACGCGGTCCCGGGCGCCGCGTACATCATCCACACCTCCGGATCGACCGGCACGCCCAAGCCCGTCGCCGTCGGCCGCACGGCACTGGCGAACCATCTGACCGGGGTGGCCGACCGGTTCGGCTTGCGTCACGGCGACCGGGTGCTGCTGTTCGCCCAGCCGTCGTTCGACGTGGCCCTGGAAGAGGTGCTGCCCTCCCTGTACGCGGGGGCGTGCCTCGTCGTACCCGAGCGCGAGGTCCTCACCGGCAGCGAACTGACCGAGCTGCTGACCGAAGCCCGTGTCACCGTGGTCAACCTCCCGACCAGCTACTTCCTCGCCACCCGGGAGGAGTTGCGGCCCGCCCTCCGGGACGGCCGGTGGGCGCCGCGGCTGGTGGTGCTCGGTGGTGAGCGCCTCCCGGCCGACGTGCTGCGCGCCTTCCTGGTGGACACCGGCGCCGTGGTGCTCAACGCCTACGGCGTCACCGAAGCCGCCATCAGCTCCACCGTCCACCGCATCACCGCCGGCGACCTGGCCGACGGGGCGGAGGTCCCGCTCGGGACCGAACTGCCCGGTGAGCGAGTCCACATCCTCGACGAGCACCGCCGCCCCCTGCCGGACGGCGCGGTGGGTGAGCTCGCGATCGCCGGGGCGGGGCTTGCCGAGGGTTACGTCGGCAACCCGGAGGCCACGGCCGCGCGGTTCGTGCACCTTGACGCGCTCGGCGGTGAACGGGTCTACCTGACCGGCGACGTGGGCTACCGGGGCCTGGACGGGCTGCTGTACTTCCTCGGCCGCCGGGACAACCAGGTCAAGCTGCGCGGTTACCGGATCGAGCTGGAGGAGGTCGAGGCGGCCGCCTCGGCCGCGCTCGGCGGCCGTTCCTGTGCCGTCGTCCTGAACACCGACGCCACGGGCGGACCCCGGCTGGTCGGGTTCCTGGAGTGTCCCGACGAGGGCGGGGCGTGGGACGAACGGGCGTTGCACGCGGAGCTCGGCCGACGGTTGCCGGCCGCCCTCGTACCGGGGCGTTGGGTGCGCCTCGACGCGATGCCCACGCTGGCGGGCGGTAAGCCGGACCGCACGGCACTCGCACGCAGGGCGGCGGAGCCCGGCCCGGCAGGCGCCGCGCACCCGTCGGGCCATGAGGACGCGGGCGGCTGCGCGCGTCTGCCCGGCTCGGGCGACAGGGTGGCGCGAAGCGGCGAGGACCGCACAGTTGGGACGCCGGCCGACCCGATGACCGTGCTGCTGGCCGACGGCTGGCGTGAAGTCCTGGGGCACGACCGCTTCGACGGGACCACCGACTTCTTCGGGGCCGGCGGCCACTCCCTGCTCGCCGCGCAGTTGGCGGCCTGGCTGGAGCCCCGGCTCGGACACCGTCCGCCGATGCGGCTCTTCTTCCGTAACCCCGTTCTCGCCGACCAGGCCGGAGCACTCGCCGCCACCGCCAATGCCACCGCCACCGCCACTTCGACGGAGTCGTGACCATGCAGCCGACAACCTTCCCGTCCGACACGCCGACCACCGGTCCCGCCCGAAGGGTTCCGGACGGCCTTCCGGACGGCGCTCCGCTGAGTGTCGTCCAGGGCGCCGCGACCCCCGGTGACGGGACGGCCGGGGTGCTCGCCCTGTTCGAGACCTGGGTACGCCGCACCCCGGCCGCACCCGCCGTGATCGACGGCGATCACACCTGCACGTACCGGCAGCTCGATGCCGCCGCCGACCAGGTCGTGACCGTCCTGCGCGACCGGGTGGGGGCGGGCGACCTGGTCGGTGTCTGCCTGGACCGCTCCGCCGCGCTCGTCGTGACGGCCGTGGCGATCGCCAGGATCGGCGCGGTGTACCTGCCGCTGGGGCCGCGCCCCGGTGAGCGCCGCCTCGGCGCCGTCACGGAGGACCTGGACGTCGTCTGCCTGATCGGTGACGCCGCTGTGCTCCCTCCCCGGCACCGGGCCGCCGAGCACATCCGCCTGCCACTGCCGGGCGAAGGCGCCAACGCGGCCGACGCCGTGGTGGCGGCCTTCGCCCCACCGCCCCCCGGCGCTCTGCGCGCACCTCGCGAAGCGTTCTACGCCGTGCTGACGTCCGGCTCCACGGGCCGGCCCAAGGCGGTCGTCGTCGCCGAGCCGGCCCTCGGCACGGTGCTCGACTGGTACCGCGCGGAAACGGGACTCGCGCCCGGTGACCGACAGTCCCTGCTCATCGGCGTCGCTTTCGACCCGCACTTGCTGGAGCTGTGGGCCGGGCTGACCTCGGGCGCTGCCCTCGTGCCCGCGCCGGACGACGTCCGCTGGGACACCGGACTGCTCACCTCGTGGTGGCGCGAGGCCGCCATATCCGTGGCGGTCGCCGCCACTCCCACGGTCGAGCCGATGCTGGAGCAGCCCTGGCCGCAGGACCTGGTTCTGCGCCATCTCGTCGTCGGCGGCGACCGCATGCGCCGCCGTCCGGGCGCCGACGTGACCGCGACCGTCCACAACGCCTACGGCCCCGCGGAAGCCACCGTCGTCACCACCACCCACGCCATGCGCGCTGCGGACGCCGACGCGGAGGGCCCCGGCGCTCCGCCGATCGGAGTCCCCCTGCCGGGGGTGACCGTGGTCGTCACCGGCGCCGACGGCCGGCCCGTGGCACGGGGCGAGGAGGGCGAACTCCGTATCGGCGGCAGCGCCCTGGCGCTCGGGTACCTGGACCCGGAGCTGACCGCTTCCCGCTTCACCGACCCCGCGCCCGGCGTCGTACTTCCAGGAGTGGGCCGGCTGTACCGCACCGGCGACCGGGTACGGATGCGGCAGGACGGGCCGCTGGAGTTCCTCGGCCGTCTCGACGACCAGGTGAAGATCAGTGGCGTACGGATCGAGCCCGCCGAGGTCGAGGCCGCACTGGAGCGGGACCCGGCCGTCCGCGGCGCCGTCGTCACCGCGCCGCGCACCCCCGACGGCCGGACGCGCCTGGTGGCGTACGTACGACTCGTACCCGGTGCCGCGGCCTCCGGCGAAGCGCTGCTGACAGCGGTGCGGGCGTGGCTGCCCGAACAGGCCGTGCCGTCGGCCGTACGGCTCGTCGACTCCTTCCCGCTGGACGCCAACGGCAAGGTCGACCGGGCAGAACTGACACAGGAAGCGACCGCCCCGGGCGCGGCCGGCGCACCGGATGCCGGTGCACCGGCCTCCGCGACCCCCGGCGAGCGGCTCGTGCTCGCCGCCGTACGCGACCTTCTCGCGCGGCCCACGACCGTACTGTCCGACAACTTCACGGAGGTGGGCGGCACTTCGATTGTCGCGGCCCGGCTGCTGACCGTCATCGAACGGGAAGGCGGCGTACGTCTGCGTGCGCCGGAACTCCTGCGCCAGCCGGACCTGCGGGCCGTCGCCGCCCTCGTCGACCGCCGCCGCGAGGCGGCACAGGGAGCGGGTGCCTGAGATGACCGCCCTCACCACCCGCACCGACACCGCCTCGAAGGAAGAACCTGTGCCGACCGAACGCACCCAGGCCGCCCCCGACAGTCCCCGGCCGCCGTTCGCTGCCGGGCTGCCCGCCCTCGTGGCGTGGCACGCCGAACGCACCCCGCACGCCCTGGCCGTGGCCGATGGAGACACCACCCTCACCTACGCCGGCCTCGTCTCCTGGGCCCGGGCTCTCGCCGCCCATCTGCACGAGCACGGTGTCCGGCCGGGTGACCGCGTGGCGCTGCTCATGCCGCGCTCCGCGCGCACCGTCGTCGCGACGCTCGCCCTGTGGTGGGCGGGCGCCACCTGCGTACCGCTCGATCCGGCGCACCCCCGCCCGCGTTCCGAGGCGATGGCCGCCGACGCAGGCGTGACGCTGACCGTCGGTGACGGCAAGCTCCTCGAATCGGTGGCCCTCACCGGCCCGTCCCTCGCGCTCCCCGCGGAGGAGCCGCTGTCCGGCTCCCGGGCGGCCGCACCCGAACCGGGGCCCGGCGCGGCGGCGTTCATCATGTTCACCTCCGGCTCGACCGGACGCCCCAAGGGTGTCTGTGTGCCGCACCGGGCCGTCGCCGAGCTGTTGTCCGAGCCGGCGTACGTCACCCTCACCACGCGGGACCGGGTGCTCTTCCACTCCCCCATGACCTTCGACGCGTCGACGTTCGAGGTGTGGGCAGCCCTCGCCAACGGCGCCGCCGTGGTGGTGTGCACCGTCGAACGGCCCTCTTTCGAGGACCTGGCCCAGCAGGTGGAACGCCACGGCGCGACCGTCGCCTTCTTCACCACCGCCCTCTTCCACCGGCTCGCCGCCCGCCGCTCCCGGGTGTTCTCCCTGCTCCGCACAGTCGTGGTGGGCGGGGAAGCGCTGTCCGCCGAGCACGCCCGGCGGGTTCTGCGCGCGTTCCCCTGGCTGGAACTGGTCAATGGCTACGGCCCCACGGAGACGACCACGTTCGCCACCGCGCACCGGGTCACCGATGCGGACTGCGACGGCCACGTGCCGATCGGCCGGCCCATCGCGGGCGCGACCGCGCACGTCCTGGACGGCACCGGGCGGCGGCCCGTCCCCGACGGCGGGCGGGGCGAGCTGTGGATCGGGGGCAGCCGGTTGGCACACGGCTACACCGGCCTCCCCGAGCTCACCGCCGAACGCTTCGTCGACCACCCCGAGCTGGGCCGTCTGTACCGCACCGGCGACCTCGTCTCCGTCCGTCCGGACGGCAACCTGGACTTCCACGGCCGGACCGACGACCAGGTGAAGGTGCGGGGCTTCCGCGTCGAACCGGGGGAAGTAGAGCACGCCCTGCGCCGGCAGCCCGACGTGGACGACGCCGCCGTCACGGTGCTCCGGCCCACCCCCGACGACGCCCGGCTCGTCGCCTACGTCGTGGCGGCCCCCGGTCCCGTGCCCCGGTCCGGCGTGCTGCGTGACCGTCTCGCCGCGACCCTGCCCGCGCACCTGGTCCCCGACGAGGTGACGATCGTCGGCCGGCTGCCGCTGACCCCTTCCGGGAAGGTCGACCGCCGGGCTCTGGCCGCTCTCGGAACCGGGGACGGGGACGCGACCCCGGCCGCGCCGCTGACGCCGTTGCAGCAGGCGGTCGCGGACATATGGAGCCGCGCACTGGGGCGCGAGGTCACCCAGCCGGACGCCGACTTCCTGGCCCTGGGCGGTCACTCCCTGCTGGCTCTCGTCGTCACCGACGACCTGCGCGAGGAGCTGGGCGTCGACGTGCCACTCGCCGGCTTCTTCGCCGCCCCGACGGTGGCCGGCCAGGCCGCCCTGGTCGAGCAGGCCCTGCTCGACGCCCACAGCGATCTGCGCCCGAGCGCCCAGGAGGACACCGATGACCAGTGACACCCCGCGGGCCACGGCCCCGGACCTCCAGGAGGAACTGCTGCGCCGGGCGCGGGCACGCGCCGCGGGCCGTTCCACCGCGCCCTGGCCGACGGGCCACCGGAGCCAGGGCCCCGCGCCGCTGTCCCACGCCCAGCGCCGCATGTGGCTCATGGACCGGCTCGGCCACGCCGACGCCTCGTACAGCGTGCCCTTCGCCACCCGGCTGCGCGGCCGCCTGGACATCGACGCCCTGCGCACCGCGCTGACCGCCCTCGTACGCCGCCACGAGATCCTGCGCACCCGGTACGGGCAGCGGGACGGGGAGCCCTTCCAGGAAGCCCTTCCGGCGCCCGACGCGATCGAGGTTCGCATGGTGGAGGCAGACCCCGGCCGTGCCGAGGGCCTGCTGACCGAGGAGGCCCGCCGGCCGTTCGACCTGTCCGCCGGGCCCCTGCCGCGACTGCTGGTCGTCCGGCACGGCGCGGAGGACCATACAGTCCTGCTGACCTTCCACCACATCGCTGTCGACGGCGCCTCACTGGAGATCATCGCCCGCGAGCTCACCCAGCTCTACACGGCCGTCCGCCGCGGGACGCAGCCTGAGCTGTCCCCGGCGCCGCCCCGGCACGCGGACTTCGCCCGTCGCGAGTACGAAGCGGCCGAACACTTCGAAGAAGGGCTGCGCCACTGGACCGGCCGCCTTCAAGGAGCCGCGCCGCCGCCTCTCCCCCGCCCCGTGCGGCCGCCGGCCGACGCGGCCGGCCGGCCCGCCCACGCCCACTCCCTGCCACTCGGCCCGCACGTCCCGGGGGCCCTGCGGGAACTCGGCGCGTCCCACCGGGCCACCCTGTTCACCGTGGCCCTCGCCGCGGCCTTCGCGGCCCTGCACCGCCTCACCGGCGAGGACGACCTGCTCATCGGCGTCGCGAGCACGCACCGCAGGGGTACGGACATGCGCGCGTTGGTCGGGCTGTGCGTCAACACCCTGCCGGTCCGGGTCGACACGTCGGGGGACCCGTCCTTCACCGTCCTCGTCGAGCGGGTACGGGACACGCTGCTGGAGGCCCAGCGCCACCGCGACGTGCCGTTCGACCTCATGGTGGAACGCCTCGGCGCCGCGGCCCGTGACGCCGATGGAACGGCCCTGGTGCGGGTGACCGCCGACGTCGTGGCGCAGCCCACGGCGCTGCGGCTGCCCGGCACGGAGGGCGAGTACGTGGACGTCAGCGTCGGCGAGGCGAAGTTCGACCTGTCGTTCGGGCTGCTCGACACCGACAGCCCCGCCGCTCTCGTCCAGTACAGCCGCACCGCGCTGGACGAGTCGGCGGCCGTCACGCTGGCCGACGGATTCGCCGCGCTCCTCACCGCGGTCGCCGCCGACCCCGGGCTGCGGCTGTCCCAGCTGCCCGCGACGGCTCCGGCGCACGACGCCGGCCGGCCGGCCGGGGACACCCGGGACGGCCGCGACGCCGGCCCGGTAGGGCATCCGGCGGAGGCGCTGCTGCGGGCACACCCCCAGGTCGCCGACGCCGTCGTCGTCGAGCCCGTCGGCGGGCCGCTGCTGGCGTACGCCGTGCCGCGTGACATCGGTGGGCCGTCACGCGCCCAACTGCGTTCCCACGTACGGGCGTCACTGGCACCCGAACTCGTGCCCGTGACCGTCACCCTCCTGGACGTCATGCCGCGTACGGCCCATGGGGCACCCGACCTCTCGCGGCTGCCGGGTCTGCCGGCCGCCCCCGCACTGGCGGGGCCGCACGCCGAGGCGGTGACCGAGGCGTTCGGCGCGGTGCTCGGGTGCCCGTCGCCGGGGCCCGACGACGACTTCTTCGTCCTCGGCGGCCACTCCTTGAGCGCGGTCCGGCTCGCGGAACGACTGCGCGCCGCGCTGAGGCTCCCGGTGACTGGGCTGGACGTCATGCAGGCCCGCACCCCCCGGGCTGTCGTCGCCCTGCTGGACGGACGCGCGGAGGAACGCGCCGCTGCCGCGGCCGCGCCCACCCGCCGGGCGCGTCCCCGAGGCACCCGCGAGGGGACCGTCCTGGTCACCGGCGGCAGCGGCGGAGTCGGGTCGTACGTCCTGCGGGAACTCGCCGCCCGCGGGCGTCCCGTGCTCGCTCTGGCCCGGCCGGAGTCCGCACACCTGGTGGCCGGGGAGGGGGTGGATGTCGTCGAGGGCGACCTCACCGATCTGGACGGCCTGGGTGCGGCGGTCGCGCGCGCCGACGCGGTGATCCACGCGGCGTGTACCTTCACCCGCCCAGAGGTGGACGTGGCGGCCATGAGGGCGATGGTTGATGCCTGGCAGCGCGGTCCGTTCGTCTTCGTCAGCAGCGTCGACGCGTACGGGCAGCCCGTCGACGACCTTGTGGAGGAGGAGTCCCCCGCGCAGGAGCCGCTGAGCCCCTACGGCCGGGCCAAGCTGGACTGTGAGCGGCTGCTGCTGGACGCGGCGGGCACCGGGGGTAGGGGTGGCGCGAGCGCCGTACGCTCCCCTCTGGTGTGGGGCCCGCACGACCGGCTGCGCGACCAACTGCGCTGGGGGGCCACTGGGGTGCTCTACCAGGCCGTGCAGGAGCGCCGCCCGGTCTCGCTGCCGAAGCCGGGCGCCCATGGTCACGCCTGGTACGGCGCGCCATGGGTGCACGCGTCAGCACTGGCGCGTGCCGTGACGTCGTGTCTGGACACGCCTGTGCACGGGGTCGCGAACGCCGTTGGCGGCCACGTCTCCTGGTACGACCTCACGACGGGCCTCATCGAACTGTTGCACGGCGACGCCCCCGGAGCCGGCGGCGATGTTGTCCGGGCGATCCTTGAAACAGACGATGTGCACCCCGATCTGGACCACCACTGGCGATACCGCGCCGACCGTCTGGGCCCGTCCCTGCGAGAGCAGCCGGGCGAGAGCTGGCGCACCGTACTGGGAGAGATGGTCGGCGCCTTGGGCGCCTGACGGGAGCGCCGCGGGGCGTGGGCCGTCTGCGGTTGCCCGTGAGCGGGAACCGCCTGAGCCGGACAAGGACCGCCTCGGCTGATGCCGGATGCCACTACGCCCGGTCAGGAGGTCCGGGCGTGGTGGTCCAGCAAGCGGGTGAACAACTGAACGAACTGGTCGCGTTCGGCCGGACCCAGCGGTGCGAGCAGCTCGTCGTGGAGGCTGCTGGGGCGCGGGAGGGTCGTCCAGAACCTTGTCGAGGACGCGTAGGTGGCGCCGGCCCCGGATGGAAGATCGTGGTCACGTGGCATGACGCTCGCGTTGCAGGTCACCTCGCTCGCGGAGGAGACTGACATTGAGCGGCTGCATCCCAGAAAGACCTGGAGCGATGGGCGACTATGTGGAGCTCCCCGGCGTCCGGACGTGGTACGAGACCGATGGTGCCGGCGTCCCGTTGGTCCTTCTCCATGGCGGCTTCTGCACGAATGAGACATGGAGGGCTCAGCGAGCCGATTTCGCGGCGCGATTTCGTGTGTTCCTTCCCGAACGACGTGGGCATGGGCACACGCCCGACGTCGAAGGGCCGCTTTCGTACCAGGACATGGCCGACGACACCATCGCCTTCATGGAGTCGCTCGTCGACGGTCCCGCTCACCTCGTCGGATGGAGCGACGGAGGGGTCGTCGCCCTGCTCGTCGCCATCGCCCGTCCCGACCTGGTCCGGAAGGTGGTGGCCATGGGGGCCAACTTCCTCCCCGGTCCGCAGAGTGTCGTGGCGCCGGAGATGCTCGATCAGATGACGCCCGACGCCCCTGACCTGGCCATGGTCCGTCAGGCGTACGAAGCCGTGTCGCCCGACGGCGCCGCCCACTTGCCGGTCGTCGTGGGCAAGCTGGCCGACATGTACCGCACTGAGCCCACTATTCCCACCGAGGACCTGGCTCGCATCGGTCGGCCCACGCTCGTCCTCGTCGGAGACAACGACCTGGTCACACTCGAGCACACGATTGCCCTGTACCGCGCGATCCCCGCATCCGAGCTGGCCGTCGTGCCGGGAACGTCGCACGCGGTGCCGCTGGAGAAGCCCGGGGAGGTCAACCGGCTCATCCTCGACTTCCTCGCCAATGATCCAGTCCCCACGGTGTTTCCCACCCGGCGCTCCGCGGCCACGGCCGCGGGGACCGGTCCGGCCTGACCGCACTCCACCTCTGACGAATTCCTCCACGGCTACCCCGCACGCACAGTAGCCAATGGAGACGCTCAGCCACACTGTGGGATGCGCGGGTGGCGGGTGCGGTGTCGGGGATGAAGGGCGGTCCAATGACATCCGGCGTTCGCTCTGCGCGAGGTGATCTTGCGAGTCGCCGCGATCCGTCACCACTTGCTCTTCGCCCGTTCCTGCGGCTGGGGAGAGGGCACTTCGGGTCGTGTCTGCATCACGTGGGGGTGCGGGGGCGCTCGATCGCAATCATGACGGCATCGTCTCCCAGCCGTCCGCCGACGTACTGGAGCAGATCGCGCCGGAGGCGACGCAGAAATGCGTCGGGGTCGCTTTCGGTCCAGCCGGTGATGCGCTCAGTCAGTGGATAGAAGGTGCCGGTGGAGTCGCGGGCCTCGACGACCCCGTCCGTGTAGAGCAGGAGGAGGTCTCCAGCCTCGAACGTGAAGGTGTCGACGTGGTAGCGGGGGTGCGCCAATTCGCCGAGGCCCAGTGGAGGCGCGGCCTGGTATGCGTCGATCAGCGTGGCACGGCCGTTCCGCACAACAATCGGCGGTGGGTGCCCGCAGTCGATCATGTCGATCATGCTGCCGTGGTCGGGGATGTCCACAATGGTGGCGGTGATGAAGGTCTCTCCGGACTGGTCCGTCTCCCCGGGTTCGGTCAGGTTCCAGCACACGCTTCCATCGAGATAGGCCGCCAGTTCGGGCAGACTCGCCTGGCGGTGGGCGGCGGCCCGGAACGCGCCGAGCAGCAGGGCGGCGTCACCGACGGCGGTCATGCCTTTGCCTCGCACGTCGCCGACGATCAGCCGGGTGCCGGAGCGGGTGCGTGAGGCGGCGTACAGGTCGCCGCCAATCTGCGCCTCGGCCTCGGCAGCGAGATAGAGCGAGGCGACTCGCAGCGGCCCGATCCACTTGGGCAGTGGACGCAGGACGACGCGCTGGGCCGTCTCGGACACGTACCTCACTTGCGTGAGTTCTCTGGCACGGCGCTCCCGCACCACGCAGAAGATCACAAGGCTCGATCCGACCAGGACCAGGGCGGCGATCTGCGCCTGATGATTCGCCGAGAAGAGCTCGTCCGGATCACGCAGCACCGCGATCACCGCCTGCGCCACCACCGCGAGGGCGGCGATCAGTCCCGTCATCCGGGGGCCGGCGAACGACGCGGTGATCGCCGGGGCGGCGACCAGCAAGGGGCCCAGGTGGATGTCGGGCGGCGCCAGAACGTCGATCACGACAATCGCCGCTATCAGCGCGATGGGGATGGCCGCCATGGCGTGACCCCTCGCGCCGACCGGCGAAGACCGACGAGGCGCTGCAACACCTCTCCTCTCTACACCTGCTTTGTCCGGCGCGCATCCCGGCAATGAGTAGGTCGCCCCTGGCCGGAATCAGCCTCGACGCGGGCTCTCCGGTCGATCCGTTTCCGGCGCCTTTCGACGCCGTGGAACGTGTTCCACGGCGGGCATCCGCGACCACCCCCTCCGCCCCTGCCCCCGCTCGCTACAGCGCGTCCACCGCCTTGACCTTCCAGCCGTGCTCAGTACGCACGAGCGTCATCCGGACGCGGTTGAGGTCGAGGCGCCGGTCCGCGACCTGAGTGCTGGTGGTGACCTGGTTCATGAAGATCAGGACGACGGCCTGGTCCGGGCCGGCCGACACCACCGAGGCCGCCGGGGCGTCGCCGCCCGTGGGCTTGGCAACCGTGGCCTTGACGACTCCGCGGTACTTCTTGGCTGTCGGCGCGACCACGGCCTTGGTGGTCTTGCCGTACTGGTCGAGAAACGGGGCGGTGAGGTGGGCGCGGGCCGCGCGGAAGTCGCGGTCCAAGTGGCGGTAGTCGTACGACAGGATGACCGGGGCCGCCTTGCGGGCCGCCGCGAGCGCGGCCGTGCGGGCCTCGGTCGTGCGCCCGGCCTCCTGGTACCGCAGTCCGAGCGCCGCTGTGGCGACCAGGCCGAGGGGGATGAGGACGGCGAGCCCCGCCGTCGGCAGGCCGGGGCGGCTGCGCGTGGGCCTGTCCGCCTGCCCGGTCGGCGGCTGGGCGGCCGGCTCGGGGGCCGGCTCGGTCGGACGTCGTATTCTCTCGGCGCGTTTGGCCGCGGCGCGGGTGGCCGCTGCTACGGAACGCTGCCGGGGGGTGCCGGCGCCGCCGCGGCCTCGGAGGGTCTGGTTCGCCACGGTGTTCTCCTCACGGGTGGTACAAGGCGAAGTACGGGAGTTCTGAAGTCCTGCGGGATGGGATGGGGGGGTGGGGCTTCAGCCGACGAATTCGACGTTCGACGTCAGCCACCGTCCCCCTTCGAAGACCAGGTCCAGCTGAAGGCGGTAGTTGCGTGAAGTGCCCTGCGGAGCGGCGACGTTGGTG is part of the Streptomyces agglomeratus genome and encodes:
- a CDS encoding condensation domain-containing protein; its protein translation is MTSDTPRATAPDLQEELLRRARARAAGRSTAPWPTGHRSQGPAPLSHAQRRMWLMDRLGHADASYSVPFATRLRGRLDIDALRTALTALVRRHEILRTRYGQRDGEPFQEALPAPDAIEVRMVEADPGRAEGLLTEEARRPFDLSAGPLPRLLVVRHGAEDHTVLLTFHHIAVDGASLEIIARELTQLYTAVRRGTQPELSPAPPRHADFARREYEAAEHFEEGLRHWTGRLQGAAPPPLPRPVRPPADAAGRPAHAHSLPLGPHVPGALRELGASHRATLFTVALAAAFAALHRLTGEDDLLIGVASTHRRGTDMRALVGLCVNTLPVRVDTSGDPSFTVLVERVRDTLLEAQRHRDVPFDLMVERLGAAARDADGTALVRVTADVVAQPTALRLPGTEGEYVDVSVGEAKFDLSFGLLDTDSPAALVQYSRTALDESAAVTLADGFAALLTAVAADPGLRLSQLPATAPAHDAGRPAGDTRDGRDAGPVGHPAEALLRAHPQVADAVVVEPVGGPLLAYAVPRDIGGPSRAQLRSHVRASLAPELVPVTVTLLDVMPRTAHGAPDLSRLPGLPAAPALAGPHAEAVTEAFGAVLGCPSPGPDDDFFVLGGHSLSAVRLAERLRAALRLPVTGLDVMQARTPRAVVALLDGRAEERAAAAAAPTRRARPRGTREGTVLVTGGSGGVGSYVLRELAARGRPVLALARPESAHLVAGEGVDVVEGDLTDLDGLGAAVARADAVIHAACTFTRPEVDVAAMRAMVDAWQRGPFVFVSSVDAYGQPVDDLVEEESPAQEPLSPYGRAKLDCERLLLDAAGTGGRGGASAVRSPLVWGPHDRLRDQLRWGATGVLYQAVQERRPVSLPKPGAHGHAWYGAPWVHASALARAVTSCLDTPVHGVANAVGGHVSWYDLTTGLIELLHGDAPGAGGDVVRAILETDDVHPDLDHHWRYRADRLGPSLREQPGESWRTVLGEMVGALGA
- a CDS encoding non-ribosomal peptide synthetase; the encoded protein is MLPLSSSQEIVWLHEQVQPGSRAYNFTAALDLWGPLDIDALGHGLAATLDRHAGLRLELVAVSGAMPGQQVAEGCAPRLRTVDLTTEPHPEAAFQELLRTEAETPLDTYEAPLLRWTLVRLADQHHRLVHVEHHLIHDGHSFAILLNDVFTVYRGHVLGEPAVLPPASSYADHVDAQARGGDDGARRSGLDFWTAELAGLSYDMPLPGLSRPGARRRHHGGQMRQTVGADLAERLREHARLRGLTPFSTLLGLFAELLRRHGGRSQLVVGTAVGNRPRGHEETVGMFVNTIPLPLRLDPAAPAEETMDEVTDVLIRALPHQDVPVQELTRALGLHTSGADNPLFDVMFSAHDAALPEIDVPGLDITLFEGFNTGTTRFDLDVVLLPDDRRGVGPRHGAAGMTLVWDYDADMFGEEVVRLLAGRFLDLLRAYLDAPGTTLADLALPGPVAQRSPEPVAGQTPGAPAAEPALLTHAPGAGPLDSLTAHDASLPAMLIGARRLTYGDLEARVTALAERLLAAGVTAGQPVAAVLPRGADAVVTLLACLRTGAVHCPLSPSDPPARLDLLLRRLEPALVLTSAEHPVAVPDGMPTATVDAPELPKAHAAHAVPGAAYIIHTSGSTGTPKPVAVGRTALANHLTGVADRFGLRHGDRVLLFAQPSFDVALEEVLPSLYAGACLVVPEREVLTGSELTELLTEARVTVVNLPTSYFLATREELRPALRDGRWAPRLVVLGGERLPADVLRAFLVDTGAVVLNAYGVTEAAISSTVHRITAGDLADGAEVPLGTELPGERVHILDEHRRPLPDGAVGELAIAGAGLAEGYVGNPEATAARFVHLDALGGERVYLTGDVGYRGLDGLLYFLGRRDNQVKLRGYRIELEEVEAAASAALGGRSCAVVLNTDATGGPRLVGFLECPDEGGAWDERALHAELGRRLPAALVPGRWVRLDAMPTLAGGKPDRTALARRAAEPGPAGAAHPSGHEDAGGCARLPGSGDRVARSGEDRTVGTPADPMTVLLADGWREVLGHDRFDGTTDFFGAGGHSLLAAQLAAWLEPRLGHRPPMRLFFRNPVLADQAGALAATANATATATSTES
- a CDS encoding alpha/beta fold hydrolase, translated to MGDYVELPGVRTWYETDGAGVPLVLLHGGFCTNETWRAQRADFAARFRVFLPERRGHGHTPDVEGPLSYQDMADDTIAFMESLVDGPAHLVGWSDGGVVALLVAIARPDLVRKVVAMGANFLPGPQSVVAPEMLDQMTPDAPDLAMVRQAYEAVSPDGAAHLPVVVGKLADMYRTEPTIPTEDLARIGRPTLVLVGDNDLVTLEHTIALYRAIPASELAVVPGTSHAVPLEKPGEVNRLILDFLANDPVPTVFPTRRSAATAAGTGPA
- a CDS encoding non-ribosomal peptide synthetase; its protein translation is MTALTTRTDTASKEEPVPTERTQAAPDSPRPPFAAGLPALVAWHAERTPHALAVADGDTTLTYAGLVSWARALAAHLHEHGVRPGDRVALLMPRSARTVVATLALWWAGATCVPLDPAHPRPRSEAMAADAGVTLTVGDGKLLESVALTGPSLALPAEEPLSGSRAAAPEPGPGAAAFIMFTSGSTGRPKGVCVPHRAVAELLSEPAYVTLTTRDRVLFHSPMTFDASTFEVWAALANGAAVVVCTVERPSFEDLAQQVERHGATVAFFTTALFHRLAARRSRVFSLLRTVVVGGEALSAEHARRVLRAFPWLELVNGYGPTETTTFATAHRVTDADCDGHVPIGRPIAGATAHVLDGTGRRPVPDGGRGELWIGGSRLAHGYTGLPELTAERFVDHPELGRLYRTGDLVSVRPDGNLDFHGRTDDQVKVRGFRVEPGEVEHALRRQPDVDDAAVTVLRPTPDDARLVAYVVAAPGPVPRSGVLRDRLAATLPAHLVPDEVTIVGRLPLTPSGKVDRRALAALGTGDGDATPAAPLTPLQQAVADIWSRALGREVTQPDADFLALGGHSLLALVVTDDLREELGVDVPLAGFFAAPTVAGQAALVEQALLDAHSDLRPSAQEDTDDQ
- a CDS encoding non-ribosomal peptide synthetase, which gives rise to MQPTTFPSDTPTTGPARRVPDGLPDGAPLSVVQGAATPGDGTAGVLALFETWVRRTPAAPAVIDGDHTCTYRQLDAAADQVVTVLRDRVGAGDLVGVCLDRSAALVVTAVAIARIGAVYLPLGPRPGERRLGAVTEDLDVVCLIGDAAVLPPRHRAAEHIRLPLPGEGANAADAVVAAFAPPPPGALRAPREAFYAVLTSGSTGRPKAVVVAEPALGTVLDWYRAETGLAPGDRQSLLIGVAFDPHLLELWAGLTSGAALVPAPDDVRWDTGLLTSWWREAAISVAVAATPTVEPMLEQPWPQDLVLRHLVVGGDRMRRRPGADVTATVHNAYGPAEATVVTTTHAMRAADADAEGPGAPPIGVPLPGVTVVVTGADGRPVARGEEGELRIGGSALALGYLDPELTASRFTDPAPGVVLPGVGRLYRTGDRVRMRQDGPLEFLGRLDDQVKISGVRIEPAEVEAALERDPAVRGAVVTAPRTPDGRTRLVAYVRLVPGAAASGEALLTAVRAWLPEQAVPSAVRLVDSFPLDANGKVDRAELTQEATAPGAAGAPDAGAPASATPGERLVLAAVRDLLARPTTVLSDNFTEVGGTSIVAARLLTVIEREGGVRLRAPELLRQPDLRAVAALVDRRREAAQGAGA